A DNA window from Arachis duranensis cultivar V14167 chromosome 3, aradu.V14167.gnm2.J7QH, whole genome shotgun sequence contains the following coding sequences:
- the LOC107479182 gene encoding uncharacterized protein LOC107479182 yields the protein MGFGIRWRTWVKECVTTTSMSVLINGSPSKPFKMERGLRQGDPLSSFLFVLVVDVLHRMDTKTVLNYKRLLRCFELMSGLSINYDKSSLIPVKCEKEWVTNMCGLLGCAEAALPIRYLGISLGANPWLVKTWKPIIDKVEDKLSLWKAKSLNKASKLVLIKSILNSLLVYYLSLYKMPKAVTDKIIGL from the exons ATGGGCTTTGGTATTAGATGGAGGACATGGGTGAAGGAATGTGTGACCACAACATCTATGTCAGTGTTGATAAATGGGTCACCATCCAAGCCGTTCAAGATGGAGAGGGGACTCAGACAAGGAgatcccctttcttcttttctttttgttcttgtcGTTGACGTTTTGCACAGGATG GATACGAAGACAGTGTTGAATTATAAGAGACTCCTGCGTTGTTTTGAGTTAATGTCTGGCCTGAGTATTAACTACGACAAGTCAAGCTTGATTCCAGTCAAATGTGAGAAGGAATGGGTGACTAATATGTGTGGTTTGTTGGGTTGTGCCGAAGCTGCGTTACCGATCAGGTACTTGGGAATCTCCTTAGGCGCAAATCCTTGGTTGGTGAAGACCTGGAAACCGATTATAGACAAGGTGGAAGATAAGCTGAGCCTATGGAAAGCTAAATCTCTTAACAAGGCTAGTAAGTTGGTTCTCATCAAATCTATTCTAAACAGTCTTCTGGTTTACTACTTAAGCTTGTATAAGATGCCAAAAGCAGTTACAGATAAGATAATTGGACTTTGA